One Triplophysa dalaica isolate WHDGS20190420 chromosome 11, ASM1584641v1, whole genome shotgun sequence genomic window carries:
- the vps26a gene encoding vacuolar protein sorting-associated protein 26A translates to MSFLGGLFGPLCEIDVILNDAESRKTAELKTEEGKLEKHYLFYDGESVSGKVNINVKQTGKRLEHQGIRIEFVGQIELFSDKSNTHEFVNLVKELALPGELTQNRSYDFEFMQVEKPYESYVGANVRLRYFLKVTIVRRLSDLVKECDLIVHQLATYPDVNNSIKMEVGIEDCLHIEFEYNKSKYHLKDVIVGKIYFLLVRIKIQHMELQLIKKEMTGIGPSTTTETETVAKYEIMDGAPVKGESIPIRLFLAGYDLTPTMRDVNKKFSVRFFLNLVLVDDEDRRYFKQQEIVLWRKAPEKLRKLNFHQRYESPESRPSLSAEQPEM, encoded by the exons ATG AGTTTCCTTGGGGGTCTGTTTGGTCCTTTGTGTGAAATCGATGTAATCCTGAACGACGCCGAAAGCAGAAAAACAGCAGAGCTGAAGACCGAGGAAGGGAAATTGGAAAAGCATTATCTGTTTTATGATGGAGAATCGGTTTCAGGAAAG GTAAATATCAATGTGAAACAAACAGGCAAGAGACTGGAACATCAGGGAATTCGCATTGAATTTGTTGGACAGATTG AGCTCTTCAGTGATAAAAGCAATACTCATGAGTTTGTAAACCTTGTGAAAGAGCTTGCTCTGCCTGGAGAGCTGACGCAGAACCGCAGCTATGACTTTGAGTTCATGCAGGTGGAAAAGCCATATGAGTCCTATGTTGGAGCAAATGTGCGGCTGAG ATATTTCCTTAAAGTCACAATTGTGAGGAGGTTGTCTGATTTGGTAAAGGAATGTGACCTCATTGTCCATCAGCTGGCCACTTACCCCGATGTCAACAATTCTATCAAAATGGAAGTAGGCATTGAAGACTGTCTACATATAGAATTTGAATACAATAAGTCCAA GTATCACCTCAAAGATGTCATTGTGGGTAAAATTTATTTCCTGCTTGTACGAATTAAAATCCAACACATGGAGCTTCAGttgataaagaaagaaatgacagGAATTG GTCCGAGTACAACTACTGAGACGGAGACTGTGGCCAAATATGAGATTATGGATGGAGCACCAGTCAAGG GTGAATCAATTCCTATTCGGCTCTTTCTGGCTGGTTATGACCTAACACCCACAATGAGAGATGTCAACAAGAAGTTCTCTGTGAGGTTCTTCTTGAACTTGGTTCTTGTGGATGATGAAGACAGGAGATACTTCAAACAGCAG GAAATTGTTTTGTGGAGGAAGGCACCAGAGAAACTGCGAAAACTAAACTTCCATCAGCGCTACGAGTCACCCGAGTCTCGGCCGAGTCTCTCTGCTGAGCAGCCAGAGATGTGA
- the srgn gene encoding serglycin, with protein MHFYHRITLALAIICLFGHSGFGAPTKGRYTWVKCKPEDQNANCVTQMGPLVPLEGKSPRLPHSAVKDIFPVTKEETTPEMEELSGEGSGNPDGPKVTWTEASGDIDYPSFVHPKKKDELSEGDLKDENMIP; from the exons ATGCACTTTTACCACAGAATAACTTTGGCACTGGCGATAATATGCCTGTTTGGGCACAGTGGATTCG GAGCCCCAACCAAAGGCAGATATACATGGGTGAAGTGCAAACCTGAAGACCAGAATGCTAACTGCGTCACACAGATGGGCCCCCTGGTGCCACTTGAAGGGAAAAGTCCACGACTTCCACATTCTGCTGTGAAAGACAT attCCCAGTTACCAAAGAGGAAACCACTCCTGAGATGGAGGAACTATCAGGAGAGGGTTCAGGTAACCCAGATGGTCCAAAGGTAACTTGGACGGAGGCCAGTGGAGACATTGATTATCCCAGCTTTGTCCACcctaaaaaaaaagatgagCTCTCTGAAGGAGATTTGAAAGATGAAAATATGATTCCTTGA